The Euphorbia lathyris chromosome 3, ddEupLath1.1, whole genome shotgun sequence genome contains a region encoding:
- the LOC136223839 gene encoding phloretin 4'-O-glucosyltransferase-like, whose amino-acid sequence MENKEKKPHVLLVIFPGQGHINPALQLAKRLLSMGIHVTFSTSVGGERTISKTCIPPSLSFASFSDGNDDAFKPVQNLEDYISGLRIHGSESLREIINNSSFTCVAYSLLLPWVAMVAREFNLQSVLFWSQAATVFNIYYHYFNGFSDELEKNISDSSFLFRFPGLPPLSSRDLPSFFSPSDTNKYAFSVLEEHLQMLDGETNPTILLNTLDALESEALNSISKYKLLGIGPLVPCGSDSSVGGDLFKCPTSLFYIDWLNSKAEASVIYISFGSITQVSERQMEEIRRALIESRHPFLWVIREKSMEKVEENGVIVPWCNQLEVLSNPGIGCFITHCGWNSTTESLSCGIPVVAFPQWTDQLTNAKLLQDCWKTGVRVIPNEDEMVAAQEIKRCLNMVIENEEMRENAIKWKVSATNAFKEGGSSHNNLQEFANSLFHNF is encoded by the coding sequence ATGGAAAATAAGGAAAAGAAGCCTCATGTGCTGCTGGTAATATTCCCCGGCCAGGGACACATCAACCCCGCTCTTCAACTAGCGAAGCGCCTCCTTTCCATGGGAATCCATGTGACCTTTTCCACCAGTGTCGGTGGAGAACGCACCATTTCTAAAACCTGTATTCCTCCTTCTTTATCTTTTGCTTCCTTCTCCGATGGCAACGATGATGCTTTCAAACCCGTCCAAAATTTGGAAGATTACATATCTGGTCTGAGGATTCATGGCTCTGAAAGTCTCCGTGAAATCataaataattcttcattcacTTGTGTTGCTTACTCACTTCTTCTTCCTTGGGTTGCTATGGTGGCTCGGGAATTCAACCTCCAATCCGTGCTTTTCTGGTCTCAAGCTGCTACTGTTTTCAACATCTATTACCATTACTTTAATGGTTTTAGCGACGAACTAGAGAAGAATATCAGTGATTCTTCTTTCTTGTTTCGTTTCCCTGGATTGCCGCCTTTATCTAGCCGTGATCTTCCTTCCTTTTTCAGTCCTTCTGATACCAACAAATATGCTTTTTCAGTCCTGGAAGAACATCTCCAAATGCTTGATGGAGAAACTAATCCAACAATTCTTCTCAACACCTTGGACGCATTAGAATCGGAGGCCTTGAACTCCATCAGCAAGTACAAATTGCTGGGAATTGGGCCTTTGGTTCCTTGTGGTTCTGATTCTTCAGTAGGAGGTGATCTTTTCAAATGCCCAACTTCCCTGTTTTACATTGATTGGCTTAACTCAAAGGCTGAGGCTTCAGTTATTTACATATCTTTTGGAAGCATCACACAAGTATCAGAGAGGCAAATGGAAGAGATCAGGAGAGCATTAATAGAGAGTCGGCATCCATTCTTGTGGGTTATAAGAGAGAAATCCATGGAAAAAGTAGAAGAAAATGGAGTGATAGTGCCATGGTGCAATCAATTAGAGGTGCTATCAAATCCAGGAATAGGTTGTTTTATTACTCATTGTGGTTGGAATTCCACAACAGAGAGCTTGTCTTGTGGAATCCCTGTGGTGGCATTTCCGCAATGGACTGATCAGTTAACAAATGCTAAGCTGCTACAAGATTGTTGGAAAACTGGTGTTAGAGTTATTCCTAATGAAGATGAGATGGTTGCGGCTCAAGAGATTAAGAGATGTCTCAATATGGTGATTGAAAATGAAGAGATGAGAGAGAATGCCATCAAATGGAAGGTTTCAGCAACAAATGCTTTTAAGGAAGGTGGTTCCTCTCATAACAATCTTCAAGAATTTGCCAACTCATTGTTTCACAATTTTTAG